A portion of the Punica granatum isolate Tunisia-2019 chromosome 7, ASM765513v2, whole genome shotgun sequence genome contains these proteins:
- the LOC116213631 gene encoding V-type proton ATPase subunit a3-like isoform X1, whose translation MGDGGCCQTMDLLRSEPMQLAQLIIPIESAHCAVSYLGDLGLFQFKDLNADKSPFQRTYAAQMKRCGEMARKLRFFREQMKKEGLLPSTKSYRSNDLDMDMLEAKLGELETELIEINANSEKLQSTYAELLEYKIVLQKAGEFFPLAQRSATAQQREFEAQHMGDGSIDSPLLLEQEMITDPSKQVKLGSFTGLVPREKSIAFERILFRATRGNVFLKQAVIEDPVIDPISGEKVDKNVFVIFYSGERTKNKILKICEAFRANRYPVADDMARQYQMIREVSEKLSELKTTIDVGLLHRANMLQTIGSQFELWNIMVKKEKYIYHVLNMLSFDVTKKCLVAEGWCPVFATSQIQKVLQRATLDCNSQVGAIFHVLHTEEFPPTYFRTNKFTNAFQEIVDAYGVAKYQEANPGVYTIITFPFLFAVMFGDWGHGICLLLATLYFVMQEKKFSGQKLGDITEMIFGGRYIIMMMAVFSIYTGFIYNEFFSVPFELFGPSAYQCKQLSCRDATTSGLVKVGPTYPFGVDPKWHGTRTELPFLNSLKMKMSILLGVAQMNLGIVLSYYNAKFFKNDLNIWYQFVPQMIFLNSLFGYLSLLIIIKWCTGSQADLYHVMIYMFLSPTDDLRENQLFVGQKFLQIILLLLAIAAVPWMLFPKPFLLKKQHEERHQGRSYALLHNIDDPLETDLHEDSHDHKEFEFGEVIVHQLIHTIEFVLGAVSNTASYLRLWALSLAHSELSSVFYDKVLLLAWGFNSIIVLIVGIIIFVCATVGVLLVMETLSAFLHALRLHWVEFQNKFYEGDGYKFFPFSFTSIQDDEE comes from the exons ATGGGCGACGGAGGATGCTGCCAGACGATGGATCTGCTGCGGTCCGAGCCGATGCAGTTGGCACAGCTCATCATCCCGATCGAGTCGGCTCACTGCGCCGTCTCCTACCTCGGCGACCTTGGTCTCTTCCAATTCAAAGAT CTTAATGCAGACAAAAGCCCATTCCAGCGGACGTATGCCGCACAG ATGAAAAGGTGCGGAGAAATGGCTCGCAAGTTACGGTTCTTTAGAGAACAAATGAAAAAGGAAGGATTATTACCCTCCACAAAATCTTATAGGAGCAATGATTTAGATATGGATATGTTGGAG GCAAAACTTGGGGAGCTTGAGACAGAGCTGATTGAGATCAACGCAAACAGTGAAAAGCTACAAAGTACTTACGCTGAGCTCTTAGAATACAAGATTGTGCTGCAAAAG GCTGGTGAATTCTTTCCTTTAGCTCAAAGAAGTGCTACAGCTCAACAAAGAGAATTTGAAGCACAGCATATGGGTGATGGATCCATTGACAGTCCTTTACTATTGGAGCAA GAAATGATAACAGATCCATCAAAGCAAGTCAAGTTGGGTTCTTTCACTGGCCTGGTGCCAAGAGAGAAATCTATTGCTTTTGAGAGGATTTTGTTTCGTGCAACCAGGGGTAATGTGTTTTTGAAGCAAGCCGTGATTGAAGATCCAGTTATAGATCCTATCTCTGGAGAGAAG GTTGATAAAAATGTGTTTGTTATCTTCTACTCTGGTGAGCGAACAAAgaataaaattctaaaaatttgtGAAGCATTTAGAGCAAATAGGTATCCTGTTGCTGATGACATGGCCAGGCAATATCAGATGATAAGAGAG GTGTCAGAAAAACTTTCAGAGTTGAAGACCACTATAGATGTGGGACTGTTGCACCGGGCAAATATGTTGCAGACAATCGGAAGCCAATTTGAGCTCTGGAACATTATG gtgaagaaagaaaaatacatcTACCATGTGTTGAATATGCTCAGCTTTGATGTGACAAAGAAGTGTCTAGTGGCAGAAGGTTGGTGTCCGGTTTTTGCCACTAGTCAG ATCCAAAAAGTGCTGCAGCGGGCAACTCTTGACTGCAATTCACAAGTTGGAGCAATTTTCCATGTTTTGCACACAGAGGAATTTCCTCCTACGTATTTCCGCACAAACAAATTTACCAATGCTTTTCAAGAAATTGTGGATGCATACGG AGTGGCGAAGTATCAAGAAGCAAATCCTGGGGTTTACACGATTATtacatttccttttctttttgctgtGATGTTTGGTGACTGGGGCCACGGAATATGCTTGTTATTGGCAACATTATATTTCGTGATGCAGGAAAAGAAGTTCTCCGGACAG AAGCTTGGGGACATCACAGAGATGATTTTTGGTGGGCGTTATATCATCATGATGATGGCAGTGTTCTCAATTTATACAGGCTTCATATATAACGAATTCTTTTCTGTTCCATTTGAACTATTTGGGCCTTCTGCCTACCAATGtaaacagctttcctgcag GGATGCAACTACATCGGGTTTGGTTAAGGTTGGCCCCACTTATCCGTTTGGAGTAGATCCTAAGTGGCACGGCACTCGTACTGAGCTTCCATTTCTCAAttcactgaaaatgaaaatgtccATCTTACTGGGAGTAGCCCAGATGAATCTCGGGATTGTGCTGAGCTACTACAatgcaaaattcttcaaaaatGATTTGAATATCTG GTACCAATTTGTCCCACAGATGATATTCTTGAACAGCCTGTTTGGCTACCTCTCGCTCCTTATAATCATCAAATGGTGCACAGGGTCACAAGCTGATTTATATCAtgtaatgatatatatgttcCTGAGTCCTACTGATGACCTCAGGGAGAATCAGCTGTTCGTGGGCCAGAAATTCCTGCAG ATTATATTGCTTTTGTTGGCTATTGCTGCAGTACCCTGGATGCTATTCCCAAAGCCTTTTCTATTGAAGAAGCAACATGAGGAA AGGCATCAAGGTCGATCCTATGCACTGCTACATAATATTGACGACCCTCTTGAAACAGACCTTCACGAGGATTCTCATGACCATAAGGAGTTTGAGTTTGGCGAGGTCATCGTGCACCAACTTATTCATACTATAGAATTTGTTCTTGGTGCTGTCTCAAATACAGCCTCATATCTACGGCTGTGGGCCCTCAG CCTGGCCCATTCCGAGTTGTCGAGTGTGTTTTACGATAAAGTCTTACTTCTTGCCTGGGG GTTTAACAGTATCATCGTACTTATCGTCGGCATCATCATATTTGTTTGTGCAACTGTTGGTGTGCTCCTTGTAATGGAGACCTTGAGTGCTTTCCTACATGCTCTGCGACTCCACTGGGTTGAGTTCCAGAATAAATTCTATGAAGGAGACGGATATAAGTTCTTTCCCTTCTCATTCACATCCATTCAGGACGACGAAGAATGA
- the LOC116213631 gene encoding V-type proton ATPase subunit a3-like isoform X2 produces MGDGSIDSPLLLEQEMITDPSKQVKLGSFTGLVPREKSIAFERILFRATRGNVFLKQAVIEDPVIDPISGEKVDKNVFVIFYSGERTKNKILKICEAFRANRYPVADDMARQYQMIREVSEKLSELKTTIDVGLLHRANMLQTIGSQFELWNIMVKKEKYIYHVLNMLSFDVTKKCLVAEGWCPVFATSQIQKVLQRATLDCNSQVGAIFHVLHTEEFPPTYFRTNKFTNAFQEIVDAYGVAKYQEANPGVYTIITFPFLFAVMFGDWGHGICLLLATLYFVMQEKKFSGQKLGDITEMIFGGRYIIMMMAVFSIYTGFIYNEFFSVPFELFGPSAYQCKQLSCRDATTSGLVKVGPTYPFGVDPKWHGTRTELPFLNSLKMKMSILLGVAQMNLGIVLSYYNAKFFKNDLNIWYQFVPQMIFLNSLFGYLSLLIIIKWCTGSQADLYHVMIYMFLSPTDDLRENQLFVGQKFLQIILLLLAIAAVPWMLFPKPFLLKKQHEERHQGRSYALLHNIDDPLETDLHEDSHDHKEFEFGEVIVHQLIHTIEFVLGAVSNTASYLRLWALSLAHSELSSVFYDKVLLLAWGFNSIIVLIVGIIIFVCATVGVLLVMETLSAFLHALRLHWVEFQNKFYEGDGYKFFPFSFTSIQDDEE; encoded by the exons ATGGGTGATGGATCCATTGACAGTCCTTTACTATTGGAGCAA GAAATGATAACAGATCCATCAAAGCAAGTCAAGTTGGGTTCTTTCACTGGCCTGGTGCCAAGAGAGAAATCTATTGCTTTTGAGAGGATTTTGTTTCGTGCAACCAGGGGTAATGTGTTTTTGAAGCAAGCCGTGATTGAAGATCCAGTTATAGATCCTATCTCTGGAGAGAAG GTTGATAAAAATGTGTTTGTTATCTTCTACTCTGGTGAGCGAACAAAgaataaaattctaaaaatttgtGAAGCATTTAGAGCAAATAGGTATCCTGTTGCTGATGACATGGCCAGGCAATATCAGATGATAAGAGAG GTGTCAGAAAAACTTTCAGAGTTGAAGACCACTATAGATGTGGGACTGTTGCACCGGGCAAATATGTTGCAGACAATCGGAAGCCAATTTGAGCTCTGGAACATTATG gtgaagaaagaaaaatacatcTACCATGTGTTGAATATGCTCAGCTTTGATGTGACAAAGAAGTGTCTAGTGGCAGAAGGTTGGTGTCCGGTTTTTGCCACTAGTCAG ATCCAAAAAGTGCTGCAGCGGGCAACTCTTGACTGCAATTCACAAGTTGGAGCAATTTTCCATGTTTTGCACACAGAGGAATTTCCTCCTACGTATTTCCGCACAAACAAATTTACCAATGCTTTTCAAGAAATTGTGGATGCATACGG AGTGGCGAAGTATCAAGAAGCAAATCCTGGGGTTTACACGATTATtacatttccttttctttttgctgtGATGTTTGGTGACTGGGGCCACGGAATATGCTTGTTATTGGCAACATTATATTTCGTGATGCAGGAAAAGAAGTTCTCCGGACAG AAGCTTGGGGACATCACAGAGATGATTTTTGGTGGGCGTTATATCATCATGATGATGGCAGTGTTCTCAATTTATACAGGCTTCATATATAACGAATTCTTTTCTGTTCCATTTGAACTATTTGGGCCTTCTGCCTACCAATGtaaacagctttcctgcag GGATGCAACTACATCGGGTTTGGTTAAGGTTGGCCCCACTTATCCGTTTGGAGTAGATCCTAAGTGGCACGGCACTCGTACTGAGCTTCCATTTCTCAAttcactgaaaatgaaaatgtccATCTTACTGGGAGTAGCCCAGATGAATCTCGGGATTGTGCTGAGCTACTACAatgcaaaattcttcaaaaatGATTTGAATATCTG GTACCAATTTGTCCCACAGATGATATTCTTGAACAGCCTGTTTGGCTACCTCTCGCTCCTTATAATCATCAAATGGTGCACAGGGTCACAAGCTGATTTATATCAtgtaatgatatatatgttcCTGAGTCCTACTGATGACCTCAGGGAGAATCAGCTGTTCGTGGGCCAGAAATTCCTGCAG ATTATATTGCTTTTGTTGGCTATTGCTGCAGTACCCTGGATGCTATTCCCAAAGCCTTTTCTATTGAAGAAGCAACATGAGGAA AGGCATCAAGGTCGATCCTATGCACTGCTACATAATATTGACGACCCTCTTGAAACAGACCTTCACGAGGATTCTCATGACCATAAGGAGTTTGAGTTTGGCGAGGTCATCGTGCACCAACTTATTCATACTATAGAATTTGTTCTTGGTGCTGTCTCAAATACAGCCTCATATCTACGGCTGTGGGCCCTCAG CCTGGCCCATTCCGAGTTGTCGAGTGTGTTTTACGATAAAGTCTTACTTCTTGCCTGGGG GTTTAACAGTATCATCGTACTTATCGTCGGCATCATCATATTTGTTTGTGCAACTGTTGGTGTGCTCCTTGTAATGGAGACCTTGAGTGCTTTCCTACATGCTCTGCGACTCCACTGGGTTGAGTTCCAGAATAAATTCTATGAAGGAGACGGATATAAGTTCTTTCCCTTCTCATTCACATCCATTCAGGACGACGAAGAATGA
- the LOC116213632 gene encoding cysteine protease RD19A-like yields the protein MGRCLSLLSALLLAIPLLAVATHDSTSDDPLIRQVVSSSEEGGVADDPGLLDAELRFSRFKLQFGKTYASQEEHDYRLGVFKANLRRAELHQKLDPTAVHGITKFSDLTPEEFQSKFLGLKGLKLPADASKAPILPTDDLPTDFDWRDHGAVTGVKDQGSCGSCWSFSATGALEGAHYLATGELVSLSEQQLVDCDHECDPEEYGACDSGCNGGLMTTAFEYTLQAGGLQREEDYPYTGTDRGPCKFDKTKIAASVSNFSVILLDEDQIAANLVKHGPLAVGINAVYMQTYVKGVSCPYICSKHLDHGVLLVGYGAAGYAPIRFKEKPYWIIKNSWGENWGENGYYKICRGRNICGVDSMVSMVGSIVTRTQ from the exons ATGGGCCgctgtctctctctcctctccgcTCTCCTCCTGGCAATCCCACTCCTGGCCGTCGCGACGCATGATTCCACCTCCGATGACCCTTTGATCCGGCAGGTCGTCTCCTCGTCCGAGGAAGGCGGCGTCGCCGATGACCCGGGCCTACTCGACGCCGAGCTCCGGTTCTCCAGATTCAAGCTCCAGTTCGGGAAGACCTACGCCTCCCAGGAGGAGCACGACTACCGGCTCGGGGTCTTCAAGGCCAACCTCCGCCGGGCGGAGCTCCACCAGAAGCTTGACCCCACCGCCGTCCACGGAATCACCAAGTTCTCCGACCTGACTCCAGAGGAGTTCCAGAGCAAGTTCCTCGGCTTGAAGGGGCTCAAGCTCCCAGCCGACGCCAGCAAGGCGCCGATCCTTCCCACCGATGACCTCCCCACTGACTTTGACTGGCGCGACCACGGCGCCGTCACCGGCGTCAAAGACCAG GGGTCTTGTGGATCGTGCTGGTCGTTTAGCGCGACCGGGGCGCTGGAAGGAGCTCACTATCTAGCGACAGGGGAGCTCGTGAGCCTCAGTGAGCAGCAGCTTGTTGATTGTGACCATGAG TGTGACCCAGAAGAATATGGTGCTTGTGATTCGGGGTGTAACGGTGGGCTGATGACAACTGCCTTTGAGTACACTCTCCAGGCGGGTGGACTTCAGCGGGAGGAAGATTATCCCTACACTGGGACTGATCGTGGCCCCTGCAAGTTCGACAAGACCAAAATTGCTGCTTCGGTGTCCAACTTCAGTGTCATTTTGCTGGATGAAGACCAGATTGCCGCTAATCTCGTTAAGCATGGCCCTCTTGCCG TGGGCATCAATGCCGTTTACATGCAGACTTATGTTAAAGGGGTTTCCTGTCCATACATCTGCTCGAAGCATCTCGATCATGGAGTCCTCCTGGTGGGGTATGGGGCTGCAGGGTATGCTCCCATCAGGTTCAAGGAGAAGCCCTACTGGATCATCAAGAACTCGTGGGGGGAGAACTGGGGAGAGAACGGGTACTACAAGATCTGCAGGGGCCGTAATATCTGCGGGGTGGACTCGATGGTATCGATGGTAGGATCTATAGTTACCCGCACTCAGTGA